A stretch of Tripterygium wilfordii isolate XIE 37 chromosome 11, ASM1340144v1, whole genome shotgun sequence DNA encodes these proteins:
- the LOC120009048 gene encoding protein NETWORKED 2A — translation MLHRAASNAYSWWWASHIRTKQSKWLEQNLQDMEEKVGETLKIINNDGDSFAQRAEMYYRKRPELINYVEECYRSYRALAERYDHLSRDLQRANRTIATVYPEQVQFAIDDEDEQNLSTTSTSFNIADKPSEPIPKPSIPKVPKMKKDFRIPSMLLSRKGQQLKRNASTAKAATPPSSGLTKNEALEELDKLQKEILTLQTEREFVKSSYERGYEKFCEIENQITEMQGRVCSLQDEFGIGTAIEDNEARTLMASTALNSCKKTLDQLKEKEDQSAEEAEMEHERAQEAQEKFQALRRKFLPKQTEQEEAVAESRHEGSRLANFSQESNSEEPEKHDLELLRKKIKEQLDVESDSTITVSQLAEKIDGLVNTVVTLETAVSSQAALVERLRTETDELQAHIRTLEEDKESLIEGSENTNKKLKELEDELQRVKSLNRSFKDQNNSLQVHFTEAICNIDHLSGKLHNVKLDEEVENVGLFQEMKVSPVSKPVDEVKNHGDKLAPADDSKVSQDTNIEKEEKKEISSISDSVKGVGEDDIAYPSITKHDFVSKNRTDLSQDDKNDNKDLPGTEASSIDIKLEEMGSEEEEGQPNWRQLYLNGLEDREKLLLDDYSSVLHNYKEVKRKLADVEKKNRDGFFELAMQMRELKNAIASRDEEIRSLRQKQSSPNINMGGQWSSHSHQEGTPESITQVASSPESNISSLTSNQQPPYYMLGEQRVESGERTDKLDAAGELKRSAKEEERETKIQHFHSVPSPVEEKFRSEIDELLEENLEFWLRFSTSFHQIRKFQTSIHDLKAELLQLKDGRKQEGSGKNESLTSVARPIYKHLREIETELSLWLENNSVMKDEMQGRYDSLCNIQEEISTVSSGPEKTEITEYKAAKFQGEVLNMKQENRKVTDELHAGLDKVRAMQLEVETTLAKLDEDFGISASKQNPNIRSSSLRARIPLRSFLFGMKLKKQRQQKASLFSCMSPALQKQYSTLAEVGVPQSR, via the exons atgttgCACAGAGCAGCAAGCAATGCATATTCATGGTGGTGGGCAAGCCACATCAGGACAAAACAGTCCAAATGGCTGGAACAAAACCTGCAAG ATATGGAGGAGAAAGTTGGTGAAACActcaaaatcatcaacaatgatGGAGACTCATTTGCTCAGAGAGCTGAAATGTATTACAGAAAGAGGCCAGAGCTAATCAACTATGTCGAAGAATGTTACAGATCATACCGGGCACTGGCCGAGAGATATGATCATCTATCACGAGATCTTCAAAGGGCCAACCGAACCATTGCCACCGTATATCCGGAACAAGTTCAGTTTGcaattgatgatgaagatgaacaaaatctttcaaCAACTTCCACTTCTTTCAACATTGCTGACAAACCATCTGAACCAATTCCCAAGCCAAGCATCCCAAAAGTCCCGAAGATGAAGAAAGATTTCAGGATTCCGTCTATGTTGTTGTCGAGAAAAGGACAGCAGCTAAAGAGGAATGCCAGTACTGCCAAAGCAGCTACTCCGCCGAGTTCTGGCCTAACGAAAAATGAGGCATTGGAGGAGCTTGATAAGCTTCAGAAAGAAATTTTGACATTACAGACTGAAAGGGAGTTTGTTAAGAGTTCATATGAACGCGGATATGAGAAATTCTGTGAAATTGAGAACCAGATTACTGAGATGCAAGGGAGAGTTTGTAGCTTACAAGATGAGTTTGGTATTGGTACTGCAATTGAGGATAATGAAGCTCGAACATTGATGGCGTCAACGGCTTTAAATTCATGCAAGAAGACCTTGGACCAgttgaaagagaaagaagatcaATCTGCCGAAGAGGCAGAAATGGAGCATGAAAGAGCTCAGGAAGCCCAGGAGAAGTTCCAAGCCCTCCGGAGAAAATTTCTTCCCAAGCAAACAGAACAGGAAGAGGCCGTTGCTGAATCTCGGCATGAAGGTTCTAGATTGGCTAACTTTAGCCAAGAAAGCAACAGTGAGGAACCAGAGAAGCATGATCTAGAACTGTTGcggaagaaaatcaaagaacagCTTGATGTAGAATCAGACTCTACAATCACTGTCTCTCAACTGGCAGAAAAGATTGATGGACTTGTAAATACGGTTGTGACCTTGGAAACTGCAGTGTCTTCGCAGGCTGCTTTGGTTGAGAGATTAAGAACGGAAACAGATGAACTCCAAGCTCATATTCGGACCCTGGAAGAGGACAAGGAGAGCCTAATTGAAGgttcagaaaatacaaacaagaaGCTAAAGGAGTTGGAGGATGAGTTGCAAAGAGTCAAAAGTCTTAACAGAAGTTTCAAAGATCAAAATAACAGCCTTCAAGTGCATTTTACTGAAGCAATCTGCAACATTGATCATTTGTCTGGGAAACTACACAATGTGAAGCTGGATGAAGAGGTTGAGAATGTTGGGCTGTTCCAGGAAATGAAAGTATCTCCTGTTTCCAAACCAGTTGATGAAGTCAAAAACCATGGAGATAAACTGGCTCCTGCTGATGACTCTAAGGTCTCTCAAGACACAAACATagagaaggaagagaaaaaagaaatttctTCAATCAGTGATTCTGTCAAAGGTGTAGGAGAGGACGACATTGCATACCCCTCCATTACTAAGCATGATTTTGTGTCCAAAAACCGTACAGACTTGTCTCAAGATGACAAAAATGACAACAAAGACTTGCCTGGGACGGAAGCTAGTAGTATTGATATCAAGCTGGAGGAAATGGGGTCAGAAGAGGAAGAAGGTCAACCTAACTGGAGGCAGCTGTACTTAAATGGGTTAGAGGACAGAGAGAAGCTTCTACTTGATGACTATTCGTCAGTTCTTCATAACTATAAGGAAGTAAAGAGGAAGCTTGCAGATGTTGAGAAGAAAAACCGTGATGGATTCTTTGAATTGGCAATGCAGATGAGGGAGTTGAAGAATGCTATTGCTTCGAGGGATGAGGAAATTAGGTCCTTACGACAAAAACAAAGCTCCCCGAACATCAATATGGGTGGACAATGGAGTAGTCATTCGCATCAAGAAGGAACCCCTGAAAGCATAACACAAGTTGCTAGCTCTCCAGAGTCTAACATTTCATCATTAACTTCTAATCAACAACCACCGTATTATATGTTAGGTGAACAGCGCGTAGAATCTGGTGAAAGGACTGACAAACTAGATGCAGCTGGAGAGTTGAAAAGATCTGCTAAAGAGGAAGAACGTGAGACCAAGATACAGCATTTCCATTCTGTTCCTTCTCCTGTAGAAGAAAAATTCCGCTCAGAAATTGATGAACTTTTGGAAGAGAATCTAGAGTTCTGGTTACGATTTAGCACATCCTTccatcaaataaggaaattCCAAACTTCGATCCATGATTTAAAAGCGGAGCTATTGCAACTGAAGGATGGAAGGAAGCAAGAAGGAAGTGGTAAAAATGAATCTCTAACCTCAGTTGCTAGGCCGATATACAAGCACTTGAGAGAGATAGAAACTGAGCTATCATTATGGCTGGAGAACAATTCAGTAATGAAGGATGAAATGCAGGGAAGATATGATTCTCTGTGCAACATCCAAGAGGAGATATCAACAGTCTCCAGTGGACCAGAGAAGACTGAGATCACTGAATACAAGGCAGCTAAGTTTCAAGGTGAGGTTCTTAATATGAAACAGGAAAACAGGAAGGTTACGGACGAACTGCATGCGGGTCTTGATAAAGTGAGAGCAATGCAGCTTGAAGTTGAGACTACCTTGGCAAAACTGGATGAAGACTTTGGGATTTCAGCATCCAAGCAAAACCCAAATATCAGAAGTTCATCCCTTCGAGCAAGAATACCATTGCGATCTTTCTTGTTTGGGATGAAGCTTAAAAAGCAAAGACAACAGAAGGCATCACTCTTTTCTTGCATGAGTCCTGCATTGCAGAAACAATATAGTACTCTGGCTGAAGTTGGAGTTCCACAGAGTAGATGA
- the LOC120008435 gene encoding uncharacterized protein LOC120008435 → MAVAFNHLSWWLWSGKHQEPKVPNGSSLNSSPDSSLLESDNLKFPLVRGTNMASSSRRIKRKWHSREERKFDREYDVVLVPSDGGCVSGSESDNSDYSVGWLEPPGPGFHSDDETDNSFAVLVPCYGRVHDDRVEVSKNNILGAIVRVPDSYSDDSKKFMEQWLSSLQNI, encoded by the exons ATGGCTGTGGCATTCAACCATCTCTCATGGTGGTTGTGGAGTGGAAAGCATCAAGAGCCCAAAGTTCCCAATGGGTCTTCTTTAAATTCTTCTCCTGATTCCAGCTTGTTGGAATCTGATAATCTAAAGTTTCCATTGGTTCGGGGGACTAATATGGCCTCATCATCAAGGAGGATCAAGCGCAAATGGCATAGCCGGGAAGAGAGAAAATTTGATAGGGAATACGATGTTGTTCTTGTGCCATCTGATGGTGGATGTGTTTCAGGTTCTGAGTCTGATAATTCTGATTATTCAGTTGGGTGGTTGGAGCCTCCTGGACCTGGATTCCATAGTGATGATGAGACCGACAACAGTTTTGCTGTCCTAGTTCCTTGTTATGGACGTGTTCATGATGATAGGGTGGAGGTTTCAAAGAACAACATTTTAGGAGCCATTGTCAGAGTCCCAGATAGTTATTCTGATG ACAGCAAGAAATTTATGGAACAGTGGCTTTCTTCCCTTCAGAACATCTGA